From Leifsonia sp. fls2-241-R2A-40a, one genomic window encodes:
- a CDS encoding substrate-binding domain-containing protein produces the protein MTACSSGTAGGSTAGPNDEVGVSLIVKTTSNPYFVAMETAAKADAKKNNVKLTLAAGKKDGDTDTQIQAIENAISRGDKGILITPNGSAVNNEIEKARHAGLYVIALDTVPTPPDTVDITYATDNYAAGQSIGKWMAGTLDGKKATIAMIDLFSDQVVSVDVDRDHGFLNGMGIDVGDKKKNGGEASSGKYTGGTGGQYEIVGHQPSQGAEDGGRTAMETLLSKNPDINVVYTINEPAAYGAYQALKAAGKQDSVTIVSIDGGCTGVGYVKDGILGATAQQYPSKMASLGMEAIAKIARGGEKPKTSNGLDFFNTGSTLITNKPVSGLESVDAAKGATTCWAN, from the coding sequence ATGACCGCGTGCTCCTCCGGGACCGCCGGTGGCTCCACGGCCGGACCGAACGATGAGGTCGGCGTCTCACTCATCGTGAAGACCACCAGCAACCCCTACTTCGTGGCGATGGAAACGGCCGCCAAGGCGGACGCGAAGAAGAACAACGTGAAGCTGACCCTCGCCGCCGGCAAGAAGGACGGCGACACCGACACCCAGATCCAGGCGATCGAGAACGCCATCTCCCGGGGCGACAAGGGCATCCTGATCACCCCGAACGGCTCCGCAGTCAACAACGAGATCGAGAAAGCCCGGCACGCGGGCCTCTACGTCATCGCGCTCGACACTGTGCCGACCCCGCCCGACACCGTCGACATCACGTACGCCACCGACAACTACGCGGCCGGACAGTCCATCGGCAAGTGGATGGCCGGGACGCTCGACGGCAAGAAGGCCACCATCGCGATGATCGACCTGTTCTCCGACCAGGTCGTCTCGGTCGACGTCGACCGCGACCACGGCTTCCTGAACGGCATGGGCATCGACGTCGGCGACAAGAAGAAGAACGGCGGCGAGGCCTCCTCCGGGAAGTACACCGGCGGCACCGGCGGCCAGTACGAGATCGTCGGTCACCAGCCGTCGCAGGGTGCCGAAGATGGTGGCCGCACCGCGATGGAGACGCTGCTGTCGAAGAACCCCGACATCAACGTCGTCTACACGATCAACGAGCCCGCTGCCTACGGTGCATACCAGGCACTCAAGGCGGCCGGCAAGCAGGACAGCGTCACCATCGTCAGCATCGACGGCGGCTGCACCGGCGTCGGCTATGTGAAGGACGGCATCCTGGGCGCGACTGCGCAGCAGTACCCCTCGAAGATGGCGTCGCTCGGCATGGAGGCGATCGCGAAGATCGCCCGCGGCGGCGAGAAGCCGAAGACCTCCAACGGCCTCGACTTCTTCAACACGGGCTCGACCCTGATCACCAACAAGCCGGTGTCCGGCCTGGAGAGCGTGGACGCGGCCAAGGGCGCGACCACCTGCTGGGCCAACTGA
- a CDS encoding bifunctional 4-hydroxy-2-oxoglutarate aldolase/2-dehydro-3-deoxy-phosphogluconate aldolase produces the protein MTGDLARLPLPQRTAESRLIVVARARRAEDYAPVLEVLIDAGIRSVELTLTTPGTIEHVPRLLERFGSYADVGIGTVTDADQLTRAVEAGAHYLVTPITNPELLTGALTAGVPLVPGGFTPTELFSSWSGGASAVKVFPAGRLGAGYIKDLRGPFPDIEVVPSGGVDLESAAEWLAAGAAAVSVGGPLLGDAFQGGDLDALRERARAFVALAGGGVR, from the coding sequence ATGACTGGTGACCTCGCGCGGCTCCCGCTGCCGCAAAGAACAGCCGAATCGCGGCTCATCGTCGTCGCGCGCGCACGGCGCGCAGAGGACTACGCCCCCGTGCTCGAGGTGCTCATCGATGCGGGCATCCGCAGCGTCGAGCTCACCCTCACGACGCCGGGAACGATCGAGCACGTTCCGCGGCTGCTCGAGCGCTTCGGCAGCTACGCCGACGTCGGGATCGGAACGGTGACCGACGCCGACCAGCTCACGCGCGCGGTGGAGGCCGGTGCCCACTACCTCGTCACGCCGATCACGAATCCCGAGCTCCTCACCGGAGCGTTGACGGCGGGTGTGCCGCTCGTGCCTGGCGGGTTCACGCCGACCGAGCTGTTCTCCTCGTGGTCGGGCGGCGCGTCCGCCGTCAAAGTGTTCCCAGCGGGACGGCTCGGCGCGGGATACATCAAGGATCTGCGGGGACCGTTCCCCGACATCGAGGTTGTCCCGTCCGGGGGCGTCGACCTCGAGAGCGCTGCAGAGTGGCTCGCGGCAGGCGCTGCGGCAGTGAGCGTGGGCGGCCCACTGCTGGGCGATGCGTTCCAGGGGGGCGACCTCGATGCCTTGCGCGAGCGGGCACGGGCGTTCGTCGCCCTCGCCGGGGGTGGCGTTCGATGA
- a CDS encoding carbohydrate kinase has protein sequence MNDDSVPRALVMGESLVDVVERHGSPRAVHAGGSPLNVAFGLARLGIHVTFATEYGADPHGSLIADHLHSAGVDTLNTSHGNPTSTATARIDPEGAAHYDFSLDWDFAPTALPPAELVHTGSIGALREPGATAVRRHVNALGDDTLVTFDPNVRPSLMPDREQTLKSVDWYSRHAHLVKLSDEDAHWLFPGWTHRTVLDWILDRGAGIAVLTRGGDGSLLRSRAAEIEIEASAAHVVDTIGAGDAYMAGLLAGLMGAEPRGQLQRGNVSDIVLRSIGELASRVAALTVARAGAMPPTLDEIQALQTVPAARGGS, from the coding sequence ATGAACGACGACTCCGTTCCCCGTGCTCTTGTCATGGGCGAGTCCTTGGTCGACGTCGTGGAACGGCATGGGTCCCCCCGCGCCGTCCACGCCGGCGGAAGCCCTCTGAACGTGGCCTTCGGATTGGCTCGGCTGGGCATTCACGTCACGTTCGCCACCGAATACGGCGCCGATCCGCATGGGTCACTTATCGCCGACCATCTCCACAGCGCGGGCGTGGACACGCTCAACACGTCCCATGGCAACCCGACATCGACGGCCACGGCGCGCATCGACCCCGAGGGAGCGGCCCACTACGATTTCTCCCTCGACTGGGACTTCGCCCCGACCGCGCTGCCGCCGGCCGAACTCGTGCACACAGGCTCGATCGGAGCCCTGCGTGAACCCGGCGCGACCGCTGTCCGCAGGCATGTGAACGCGTTGGGTGACGATACCCTGGTCACCTTCGACCCGAATGTGCGCCCGAGCCTCATGCCCGACCGCGAGCAGACTCTGAAGAGCGTCGACTGGTACAGCCGGCACGCCCACCTTGTGAAGCTGAGCGACGAGGACGCGCACTGGTTGTTCCCCGGCTGGACGCACCGGACGGTCCTGGACTGGATTCTCGACCGAGGAGCCGGCATCGCCGTCCTCACCCGCGGGGGCGACGGCAGTCTCCTGCGTAGCCGCGCAGCCGAAATCGAAATCGAGGCGTCTGCTGCTCACGTCGTGGACACCATCGGCGCGGGAGATGCCTACATGGCGGGACTCCTGGCGGGACTGATGGGGGCAGAACCGCGCGGGCAGCTCCAGCGCGGCAATGTCTCCGACATTGTGCTCCGATCGATCGGCGAACTGGCGTCGAGAGTTGCTGCTCTCACCGTCGCTCGCGCGGGAGCTATGCCTCCCACTCTCGACGAGATCCAGGCCCTGCAAACCGTCCCCGCCGCGCGCGGAGGCTCCTGA
- a CDS encoding ABC transporter permease, giving the protein MSNPNATSSPPTSSLNLASEFINRQTPLMRVRGVLHRYPALSPAIVLVLSIIVFGAINPRFLAPTNLSLITQQVAVIGTLGVAETLVILTAGIDLSVGAAMVLSSIVMGNAAVSLGLPGVVALLLGLVTGLATGVINGLLVTRLNLPPFIVTLGTLSVFTALTLLISNGATVQGNTMPPILTWTGLTLKVFGVDITFGVLLMVLLYLVMSFVLGRTSWGRHVYAVGDDKEAARLTGIRVSRVLLSVYIVAGAVVALTAWIQIGRDFGSSPNAAVDANLNAITAVVIGGTSLFGGRGNIWGTLLGALIVGVFRNGLALAGLDVLYQTLAVGVLVIVAVSIDQWIRKVRK; this is encoded by the coding sequence ATGTCGAACCCCAACGCGACGTCCTCGCCGCCCACCTCATCGCTGAACCTCGCCAGCGAGTTCATCAACCGCCAGACGCCGTTGATGCGCGTCCGCGGCGTTCTGCACCGCTATCCCGCCCTCAGCCCGGCGATCGTGCTGGTGCTCTCCATCATCGTCTTCGGGGCGATCAATCCGCGGTTCCTTGCGCCGACCAACCTGTCGCTGATCACACAGCAGGTCGCCGTGATCGGCACGCTGGGTGTCGCCGAGACCCTCGTGATCCTCACCGCAGGCATCGACCTCTCGGTCGGCGCAGCGATGGTCCTGAGCTCGATCGTGATGGGCAACGCAGCGGTGAGCCTCGGACTTCCGGGTGTCGTAGCCCTGCTCCTCGGTCTCGTCACCGGTCTGGCGACCGGTGTCATCAACGGTCTCCTGGTTACGCGTCTGAACCTTCCACCGTTCATCGTCACCCTGGGGACACTGAGCGTATTCACCGCCCTCACCCTGCTGATCTCGAACGGTGCCACCGTCCAGGGCAACACGATGCCGCCCATCCTCACCTGGACCGGGCTCACCCTCAAGGTCTTCGGCGTCGACATCACCTTCGGTGTGCTGCTCATGGTCCTGCTCTACCTCGTGATGTCGTTCGTGCTCGGGCGCACGTCGTGGGGACGCCACGTCTACGCGGTCGGCGACGACAAGGAAGCGGCACGTCTGACCGGTATCCGGGTCAGCCGCGTCCTGCTCAGCGTGTACATCGTCGCGGGCGCCGTCGTCGCCCTGACGGCATGGATCCAGATCGGCCGCGACTTCGGGTCCAGCCCGAACGCCGCCGTCGACGCCAACCTCAACGCGATCACCGCAGTGGTGATCGGCGGCACCAGCCTCTTCGGCGGCCGCGGCAACATCTGGGGAACGCTGCTCGGCGCACTGATCGTCGGCGTTTTCCGCAACGGTCTGGCCCTCGCCGGCCTCGACGTCCTCTACCAGACCCTCGCCGTCGGCGTCCTGGTCATCGTCGCCGTCTCCATCGACCAGTGGATCCGAAAGGTCCGAAAGTGA
- the manD gene encoding D-mannonate dehydratase ManD, whose product MTVERVDTIITSPGRNFVTLKITTSDGIVGWGDATLNGRELSVASYLRDHVASTLIGRDEDRIEDTWQYLYRGPYWRRGPVTMAAIAAVDMALWDIKAKKAGMPLYQLLGGASRSGVRVYAHASGTDYEALANAITGYRELGFTAVRVQTGVPGLGQIYGVSAAGPGVRYDYEPAKRAENGRPSEETWDTRSYLNHMPGIFAKIREDFGTDLRILHDGHHRMTPIEAARFAKDIEPYDLFWLEDCTPGEDQTALRLVRQHSTTPLAIGEVFNTVYDYQTLITERLIDYVRSAVTHTGGITAMKKLLDFAAIYGIKSGIHGPTDISPVGMAAALHLDLAIHNFGIQEYMPHNEQTLEVFQTSFTFDRGFLHPGEQPGLGVELDEDAASAFEYTKAYLPVNRLTDGTIHDW is encoded by the coding sequence ATGACCGTCGAACGCGTCGACACCATAATCACCAGCCCCGGGCGCAACTTCGTGACCCTCAAGATCACGACGTCGGACGGCATCGTCGGCTGGGGGGACGCGACGCTCAACGGGCGCGAGCTGTCCGTTGCCTCTTACCTGCGCGACCACGTCGCCTCGACCCTCATCGGTCGTGACGAGGACCGCATCGAGGACACCTGGCAGTACCTCTACCGCGGCCCCTACTGGCGGCGCGGCCCGGTCACGATGGCGGCGATCGCCGCCGTCGACATGGCCCTCTGGGACATCAAGGCCAAGAAGGCCGGGATGCCGCTGTACCAGCTCCTCGGCGGTGCGAGCCGCTCCGGCGTCCGCGTCTATGCGCACGCCTCCGGCACCGACTACGAGGCGCTCGCGAACGCCATCACCGGCTACCGCGAACTCGGCTTCACCGCCGTGCGCGTGCAGACCGGCGTTCCGGGGCTCGGCCAGATCTACGGCGTCTCGGCGGCCGGTCCGGGCGTCCGTTACGACTACGAGCCGGCCAAGCGCGCCGAGAACGGACGCCCGAGCGAGGAGACTTGGGACACCCGCAGCTACCTCAACCACATGCCGGGCATCTTCGCGAAGATCCGCGAGGACTTCGGCACCGACCTGCGCATCCTCCACGACGGCCACCACCGGATGACGCCGATCGAGGCCGCGCGCTTCGCCAAGGACATCGAGCCGTACGACCTGTTCTGGCTGGAGGACTGCACCCCAGGCGAGGACCAGACCGCGCTGCGGCTCGTGCGCCAGCACTCCACGACACCGCTCGCGATCGGCGAGGTCTTCAACACCGTTTACGACTACCAGACGCTCATCACCGAGCGCCTCATCGACTATGTCCGCTCCGCCGTCACCCACACCGGCGGCATCACAGCGATGAAGAAACTCCTCGACTTCGCCGCGATCTACGGGATCAAGTCCGGCATCCACGGGCCGACCGACATCTCGCCCGTCGGCATGGCGGCGGCCCTGCACCTCGACCTCGCGATCCACAACTTCGGCATCCAGGAGTACATGCCGCACAACGAGCAGACGCTGGAGGTGTTCCAGACCTCCTTCACTTTCGACCGCGGCTTCCTGCACCCCGGAGAGCAGCCCGGTCTCGGTGTCGAGCTCGACGAGGATGCGGCATCCGCGTTCGAGTACACGAAGGCCTACCTCCCCGTGAACCGCCTCACCGACGGGACGATCCATGACTGGTGA
- a CDS encoding GH32 C-terminal domain-containing protein — MKTSPRVITLTIASILAFSAVAAGASPAVAVDGTATSDTRPYYHYTPQQNWMNDPNGLIYYGGKYHLFYQYNATGNTGGNASWGHAVSTDLTHWKQLPIAIPSDADEEVWSGSVVNDSKNSSGLGTGKTGPLVAIYTSAPRATGVQRQSIAYSNDGGTTWTKYANNPVIDIGSHNFRDPKVFWYAPANQWRMVVALSDQHRVAIYGSSNLKDWTEQSEFGPDGVTSAVWECPDLFPMQLDGKTDVTKWVLTVSVAGRAEYFVGTFDGTTFVNSEAPYTAPAGTVLNDFESTTYGAGWTSTGTAFGDGPTHDTGASGYVGSGYVDTFHNSDAETGTLTSPTFTVNKKNLNFLIAGGNHPYVEGGSIAAPAGDTFQDFEGDSLPGWTGTGDFAGITPSKESLSGQIGNGVLDTCQAGCDAAQGTITSPAFTITRPYIDLLTAGGQHPWGQSNPTAVNLVVGGNVVASVTGNDTGSMDWVYLDASAYIGQQATLQIVDQSDGSAGWGHMMVDDIVFSDTIAKPWNSETGANLLVNGKVVRTATGNDSGTLDWANWDLSDLQGQQAQLQLVDLNGGGWGHLIADQFTLADQPAQSSMRRAHWIDLGRDFYAAVTFNDAPANQRIALGWMNNWDYANTLPSDGWRGTQSVPRVLSLRTIDGQPRIVQTVARQVSALAQLNKLQLAPPTAIPAGTKPLKVTTTTNAVRVDAVLAAGSAKSFGLQLFRSADGSQYVGVSYDTATSTLSVDRTHSGNVGFSSAFPSIDGAVVPLDHGLLRLELYLDKTSIEAFAQNGRASVTDLVFPAAGSNGVALTANGGNAGLVLLTVTPLANAMSGAYTN, encoded by the coding sequence ATGAAGACATCACCAAGGGTCATCACGCTCACCATCGCGTCGATCCTCGCCTTCAGCGCCGTTGCCGCGGGCGCTTCGCCGGCAGTAGCGGTGGACGGGACCGCTACGAGCGACACGCGGCCTTATTACCACTACACCCCGCAGCAGAACTGGATGAACGACCCCAACGGGCTCATCTACTACGGCGGAAAGTATCACCTTTTCTACCAGTACAACGCCACCGGAAACACCGGCGGAAACGCCTCGTGGGGCCACGCGGTGAGCACCGACCTCACCCACTGGAAACAACTCCCGATCGCCATCCCGTCGGACGCCGACGAGGAAGTCTGGTCCGGCAGCGTCGTCAACGACAGCAAGAACTCCAGCGGCTTGGGCACCGGCAAGACCGGACCGCTTGTCGCCATCTACACCAGCGCCCCGCGCGCCACCGGGGTGCAACGGCAGTCGATCGCGTACAGCAACGATGGCGGAACCACCTGGACCAAGTACGCCAACAACCCGGTCATCGATATCGGTTCGCACAACTTCCGCGACCCGAAAGTGTTCTGGTATGCCCCGGCCAACCAATGGCGGATGGTGGTCGCCCTCTCCGACCAGCACAGGGTCGCAATCTACGGCTCCAGCAACCTCAAGGACTGGACCGAACAAAGCGAATTCGGACCCGACGGTGTGACCTCGGCCGTGTGGGAATGCCCAGATCTGTTCCCCATGCAGCTGGACGGCAAAACAGACGTCACCAAGTGGGTCCTCACCGTCAGTGTCGCGGGGAGGGCCGAATACTTCGTCGGCACCTTCGACGGAACCACGTTCGTCAACAGCGAGGCGCCTTACACCGCACCGGCGGGCACTGTCCTGAACGACTTCGAATCAACGACGTACGGAGCAGGATGGACCAGCACCGGAACCGCGTTCGGTGACGGTCCCACACACGACACGGGTGCGTCCGGATACGTTGGGTCGGGGTATGTGGACACGTTCCACAACTCCGACGCGGAGACCGGCACGCTGACGTCGCCCACGTTCACGGTCAACAAGAAGAACCTGAACTTCCTGATCGCCGGTGGGAACCACCCGTACGTCGAGGGCGGCTCGATTGCGGCCCCAGCCGGCGACACCTTCCAGGACTTCGAAGGCGACTCGCTCCCCGGCTGGACCGGTACCGGTGACTTCGCCGGGATCACCCCGTCGAAGGAGAGTCTGAGCGGCCAGATCGGAAACGGTGTCCTCGACACCTGCCAGGCAGGATGCGACGCCGCGCAGGGCACCATCACATCGCCCGCCTTCACCATCACGCGCCCCTACATCGATCTGCTCACCGCGGGCGGGCAGCATCCCTGGGGGCAGAGCAACCCGACTGCGGTCAACCTCGTCGTAGGCGGCAACGTGGTCGCGAGCGTGACGGGAAACGACACGGGCAGCATGGACTGGGTCTACCTGGACGCGTCCGCGTACATCGGCCAGCAGGCCACGTTGCAGATCGTGGACCAGAGCGACGGCAGCGCCGGCTGGGGTCACATGATGGTCGATGACATCGTCTTCTCGGACACGATCGCAAAGCCCTGGAACAGCGAGACCGGCGCAAACCTGCTCGTGAACGGCAAGGTCGTGCGCACCGCCACCGGCAACGACAGCGGCACGCTGGACTGGGCCAACTGGGACCTGAGCGACCTGCAGGGCCAGCAAGCGCAGCTGCAGCTGGTCGACCTCAACGGGGGCGGATGGGGACACCTGATCGCGGACCAGTTCACCTTGGCGGATCAGCCGGCTCAGAGCTCCATGCGACGGGCCCACTGGATCGACTTAGGGCGCGACTTCTACGCAGCCGTCACCTTCAACGATGCCCCCGCGAACCAGCGGATCGCGCTGGGATGGATGAACAACTGGGACTACGCCAACACCCTCCCCTCCGACGGATGGCGTGGAACGCAGTCGGTGCCCCGAGTCCTCTCCCTGCGCACGATCGACGGCCAGCCGCGGATAGTGCAGACCGTGGCTCGCCAGGTGAGCGCGCTCGCTCAGCTCAACAAGCTGCAGCTCGCGCCACCGACCGCCATTCCCGCGGGCACGAAACCGCTGAAGGTGACGACGACGACCAACGCAGTCCGAGTGGATGCGGTCCTCGCCGCCGGATCGGCCAAGAGCTTCGGGCTCCAGCTGTTCCGGTCAGCCGACGGGTCGCAGTACGTCGGCGTCTCCTACGACACGGCCACCAGCACGTTGAGCGTCGATCGAACCCATTCGGGGAACGTCGGCTTCAGCAGCGCCTTCCCGAGCATCGACGGCGCGGTCGTCCCGCTGGACCATGGTCTGCTTCGCCTCGAGCTGTATCTGGACAAGACCTCGATCGAAGCGTTCGCCCAGAACGGCCGGGCGTCGGTCACCGATCTCGTCTTCCCCGCTGCAGGAAGCAACGGAGTCGCGCTCACCGCCAACGGCGGAAATGCCGGCCTCGTGCTGCTGACAGTCACACCGCTGGCCAACGCCATGAGTGGCGCCTACACCAACTGA
- a CDS encoding ATP-binding cassette domain-containing protein: MNTITETRTPVLAARRLVKTYGHVVGLDGVSLELYAGEVLAIIGDNGAGKTTLIKCLTGAEIPDEGEIRLDGEPVHFRRPQDAREAGIETVYQSLAVSPALDVAANMYLGRELRRPGFLGSVLRMVDTKTMRQRAKAELTELGISTLQDVTVPIENLSGGQRQAVAVARAAAFGSKVVVLDEPTAALGVRESNQVLELIKRLRDKGVPVVLISHNMPHVFEVADRIHIQRLGKRAATITPQSHSMTEAVAIMTGAQKE; this comes from the coding sequence GTGAACACCATCACCGAAACCCGCACACCTGTCCTGGCCGCTCGACGACTGGTGAAGACCTACGGTCACGTCGTCGGCCTGGACGGCGTCAGCCTCGAACTGTACGCCGGAGAAGTCCTCGCCATCATCGGCGACAACGGCGCCGGCAAGACCACCCTGATCAAGTGCCTGACGGGCGCCGAGATCCCCGACGAGGGCGAGATCCGCCTCGATGGCGAACCCGTCCACTTCCGCCGGCCGCAGGACGCCCGCGAAGCCGGGATCGAGACCGTCTACCAGTCCCTCGCCGTCTCGCCTGCCCTGGATGTGGCCGCGAACATGTACCTCGGTCGCGAGCTCCGGCGGCCGGGGTTCCTCGGCTCGGTGCTGCGGATGGTCGACACGAAGACGATGCGTCAGCGCGCGAAAGCGGAGCTCACCGAGCTCGGGATCTCGACCCTGCAGGATGTCACCGTGCCGATCGAGAACCTCTCCGGAGGTCAGCGCCAGGCCGTCGCCGTGGCACGCGCCGCCGCGTTCGGCTCCAAGGTGGTTGTCCTCGACGAGCCGACGGCTGCCCTCGGCGTCCGCGAGTCCAACCAGGTGCTCGAGCTGATCAAGCGCCTGCGGGACAAGGGAGTGCCGGTCGTTTTGATCAGCCACAACATGCCGCACGTGTTCGAGGTGGCCGACCGCATCCACATCCAGCGCCTCGGCAAGCGCGCGGCGACGATCACACCGCAGTCGCACTCGATGACCGAGGCCGTCGCGATCATGACGGGAGCTCAGAAGGAATGA
- a CDS encoding LacI family DNA-binding transcriptional regulator — protein MTSLSDANSTDSRRVTIRDVAREAGVGIKTVSRVINDEPHVAPATAERVRTAIALLQWEPDSLASNLRRTHGRTKSIGLLLGSVDNPFAATIHRAIEDVAAKHGVAVLASSLDEDPVREVAAVENFLRRKVDGLILTCSTGSQAYLADMVPEKVPVVFIDREPAEYTADVVRSDNFGGAAMGTRHLLSRGHRRIAGLFDKPRIWTAAQRQAGFLSAMDEFGIGEGEYSILDDVSTSAIAERAVLEILSSPRPPTAIFSSQNLITIGAVRALRKLAWQRQVALVGFDDIELGDLLDPGVTVIAQRAAEIGVTAAERMFEQLEMRSSGSSLPSADLVLGVDLVVRGSGEIEPGTR, from the coding sequence ATGACATCGTTATCGGACGCCAACTCGACGGACTCCCGCCGGGTGACGATTCGGGATGTCGCCCGTGAGGCCGGGGTGGGAATCAAGACGGTATCCCGGGTGATCAACGATGAGCCGCATGTCGCACCGGCAACGGCAGAGCGGGTCCGGACGGCGATCGCCCTGCTGCAGTGGGAGCCCGATAGCCTGGCGAGCAACTTACGCCGGACGCACGGACGTACGAAGTCGATCGGTCTTCTGCTCGGTAGCGTCGACAACCCATTCGCCGCGACCATCCACCGCGCTATCGAGGATGTCGCGGCCAAGCACGGGGTCGCCGTCCTGGCGTCGAGTCTCGACGAGGACCCGGTGCGCGAAGTCGCCGCGGTCGAGAACTTCCTGCGTCGGAAGGTGGACGGCCTGATCCTCACCTGCTCGACGGGCAGCCAGGCCTATCTGGCGGACATGGTGCCGGAGAAAGTTCCGGTGGTGTTCATCGACCGTGAGCCGGCTGAGTACACCGCTGACGTCGTTCGCTCGGACAATTTCGGAGGCGCCGCGATGGGAACGCGCCACCTGCTGAGTCGCGGGCATCGACGCATCGCCGGGCTTTTCGACAAACCGCGGATCTGGACGGCCGCCCAGCGCCAGGCGGGCTTCCTCAGCGCCATGGACGAGTTCGGCATCGGCGAGGGGGAGTATTCGATCCTCGACGACGTCAGCACCTCGGCTATCGCCGAGCGCGCGGTTCTGGAGATCCTGAGCTCGCCTCGGCCGCCGACGGCGATATTCAGCAGTCAGAACCTGATCACCATCGGCGCGGTGCGCGCGCTGCGGAAACTCGCCTGGCAGCGCCAGGTCGCGCTTGTGGGATTCGATGACATCGAGCTGGGCGATCTCCTCGATCCCGGTGTCACCGTCATCGCCCAGCGAGCAGCCGAGATCGGCGTGACCGCCGCCGAGCGCATGTTCGAGCAACTCGAGATGCGCTCGAGCGGCTCATCGCTGCCGAGCGCCGATCTGGTGCTCGGTGTCGACCTCGTGGTGCGCGGCTCCGGCGAGATCGAGCCCGGCACGCGCTAG
- a CDS encoding antibiotic biosynthesis monooxygenase, with product MTDRRYLYAEIDSLPGSEDEVRMLLAGYGARVREEPGNRQFEAFNPDGDPAKFFVYEEYESEEAFEAHKAAEYCERFNRLLAPLVVGGGSRLTLLDPIA from the coding sequence ATGACCGACCGCCGATACCTGTACGCAGAGATCGACTCCCTGCCGGGATCGGAGGACGAAGTGAGAATGCTGCTCGCCGGATACGGAGCCCGGGTGCGAGAGGAACCGGGCAACCGACAGTTCGAAGCGTTCAACCCCGACGGAGATCCGGCGAAGTTCTTCGTCTACGAGGAGTACGAGTCCGAAGAGGCGTTCGAGGCGCACAAAGCGGCTGAATACTGCGAGCGCTTCAATCGGCTTCTCGCCCCGCTCGTCGTCGGCGGCGGGTCCCGTCTGACCCTGCTGGATCCGATCGCATGA
- a CDS encoding sugar kinase codes for MTAPLHPRRVATLGETMALVRSRDIGSLRHASDLALGIGGAESNVAIALSRLGLDVTWLGRVGDDSLGERVVRELRAEGVDVLAVVDAGAPTGLMLKERPRPASTRVLYYRNGSAGSRLAPTDVPDGWIEQANLLHLTGITALISESARGTLSVAIDRARAAGVIVTFDINFRSSLATRALAGPWLRDLAERADIVFGSPDELAVLYPGADAEVACERLLGHRATEVVLKRGADGATTVLPGGPVASPGFVVDVVDTVGAGDAFVAGYLSGVLDGSDVEARLRRANICGAMVCMTPGDWESSPTLREVTEFTSSAGDPVLR; via the coding sequence ATGACGGCCCCCCTCCACCCCAGGCGCGTCGCGACTCTCGGTGAGACGATGGCCCTCGTGCGCAGCCGCGACATCGGCTCCCTCCGCCATGCATCCGACCTCGCCCTCGGCATCGGCGGCGCGGAGAGCAACGTCGCGATCGCCCTCAGCCGACTCGGGCTCGACGTCACGTGGCTCGGTCGCGTCGGCGACGACTCGCTCGGCGAGCGCGTCGTGCGCGAGCTCCGTGCCGAGGGTGTCGACGTGCTCGCCGTCGTGGATGCGGGAGCCCCCACCGGGCTCATGCTCAAGGAACGTCCTCGCCCGGCCTCGACACGCGTCCTCTACTACCGAAACGGTTCGGCCGGATCGAGGCTCGCACCCACCGACGTGCCCGACGGCTGGATCGAGCAGGCGAACCTCCTGCACCTCACCGGGATCACGGCGCTCATCTCGGAGTCGGCCCGCGGGACTCTTTCGGTCGCGATCGATCGCGCCCGCGCGGCCGGCGTCATCGTGACCTTTGACATCAACTTCCGGTCCTCGCTCGCTACCCGAGCCCTTGCGGGACCGTGGCTTCGCGATCTTGCCGAACGCGCCGACATCGTATTCGGCAGTCCGGACGAGCTGGCAGTGCTCTACCCGGGCGCGGACGCCGAGGTCGCGTGCGAACGCCTGCTCGGACACCGAGCTACCGAGGTCGTGCTCAAGCGCGGCGCCGACGGTGCGACGACCGTCCTCCCAGGGGGGCCGGTCGCGTCGCCGGGATTCGTGGTCGACGTCGTCGACACGGTCGGAGCGGGCGATGCCTTCGTCGCGGGTTACCTGAGCGGCGTGCTGGACGGCTCAGACGTCGAGGCGCGTCTGCGACGCGCCAACATTTGCGGAGCGATGGTCTGCATGACTCCAGGCGATTGGGAGTCGAGCCCCACACTTCGAGAGGTCACCGAGTTCACCTCAAGCGCCGGCGATCCCGTGCTCCGCTGA